A window of Phragmites australis chromosome 2, lpPhrAust1.1, whole genome shotgun sequence genomic DNA:
GTGAGCTGCTTCTGTACAGCAGGGAgcatgagatgcaatgcaattCCCTTGCTACATTCCGTTGCAGAATATATTATTGCTGAGCTATTGGTTGACAGTACGGGACATCGATGATAATGCATAATGAAAGTCAGGCCTTGCAGAGAACTTACGGAAGACAAAAGTTGATTTGCTCGATTTGCCACTGCTTACAGGGTTGAAGGAAAATTCCTTAAGTTGAGACCCACACTCATTACAATAACATTATCAAGGTACACACATCACTCACTGGGTCACGAGTTACAATTCCATCATTCATTCAACATGACAACATATGCCTGCGAGGAAGTACTAGATGCAGAAAcagcctccctcctcttccaTAGTAGACCAAACCAAAGTCCCGAAACCTGCAACGTGAAAACCATTCGCTGATTCGAACGAGCTTGGTCGTACCAAAGCAATCAGGTTCAGAAGGTGGGGAACTGGAGACCAACACATTTAAACCCAAAAAGAAGTGCAGAAGAACATATCATACTTGACACCAACCTTGCTTAAAAGTTAGGCATGACAAAATTTTTACCAACAGCAGAAAGCAGGCCAAGGTGTTTGTGTCAGGTTAATGTCACCAGATGGCTGACCAAGCTTCGCTATGCCTCAGCAAACAGGTAGCGCAACAAAGGACCCACAACTGCTACGCTAAGACTATTACCCATCATAGCATACCTGCAAAATGATGATTTCTCAAGTTATCTGGCACGTAGCAATTACAAATCATTCAGATAGTAGTGATTTTCTTATTTCTAATAAGACGAATAGTGTTATCGTTCATGTTATTATATGGATATCAGTTCAAATGTTCCTGAAGTTCACTGAATTAAATCAGAAATGTGGAGTGGAACTGAAACTCACTGTTGCCTAAGGCCTATGTGATCAGGAAAGTTGAAACTTGAAGGGAACGAATGCAAATTCGCGACCTGAAAAATCATATGAACAGCTCATGTAAATGATAGCGAACGGAAGGATGTAAATATATGAAGTGTAAAAAAAGCAGCTACCTCTTGAGGGGTGAAAAATCGTAGGCCCAACTCCTTCAGGGAAGAAATTTCAAGCTTCTGTTCAGGAACCTGTTTGAGGTTCTAGTATTCGATGTAGGTTATCATAAAATGTCATGACTCATGAGAATTAAGACTTGGAGGCAACACCGGAGGATGTGTAAATGAGGGAAACCTAAACAAAAATAGAAGACTAGAATGAGCCTTACTTCAGATGTTGCCAACAAGGAGCCTGTCCCCTTCACATAGCGGTAATAGCTTTTAGTGAAACAGCAGCACCGCTTTGATTCAGGGTATACAATATCTTGCTAATAGTCAAGGACTCACCGCAATACCACGTCAATCATTACTAGAAACTAATTGTAAACTGTAAAGCATCAAtgaaaattacacaaaaaaacCTCCATTACAAGACTATCAAAAACAaattaagggtgtgtttggtagGGATTCAGATTCTCCTAGAAACGTTTCGGTTCCAGATTATCTCTGGAAATGTTTCTCTGATAAATCTAAATCACTTCTGGATTTATGGTGCATTTGGTAGAGATCCAGATTGTCCTAGAAACGTTTCCGGAGGGAATCTGGATCCGAAAACGTTTCTTTGGTGAATCAAAATCACCTCTGAAAACCGTTTAGCGAGATGTCTGAATTCAGATTCTTGAAAGAGAGGATGGTGGTGCAATTGACCACTTTGCCTTTTGCTGATATgttgttttttagttttttttttgcaataacaacaattgacatacatatacatcatgagcatcatctccgatcttttttttttatcaattgttgcatgcatttgaatttaattggaaTTGATCAAATTTATGAAAAATGAGGCCATGTGAAGAAACTTGAAATTTCACTATATAACTTAGAGATGGAgctaattttagaaattagtccattaaTTAAGATGAAACAGGGAACAGCTTCTATCTAACAAAGACTATATTGACGAATTTTTACTAATTTTTGGGAATCATTTTAAAGATCTAAAAATTCATGGAAGGTGCAAAAACAGTCAACTTgaatgaattttaatttgaattttgttcatgatttttaagtgcaaccagttaaaatgggttgcttatgGATCATAGAACCTACACAAAAATTAGTAGATTTTTTAGAGCCTTTTAGAAGGTCTAAACCTATAGGGAAAAGAGACTGAAAATATGGATCTTTGAAGCATCTTGTTAGCTGGGAACCGAAGCTGTAGATAATTTCAAAATCCATCGGTCAACAATAACTTAGAgctggagataattttagaaattagtccattaattaagatgaatattggcgaatttttcctaatttttgggaatccttttaaagctctaaaaattcatggaATGTGCAAAAACAGTCAActttaatgaattttaatttgaattatgtTCAGGCTTTTTAAGTGCAActagttaaaataggttgcttatGGATTATAGAACCTACACAAAAATTGGTAGATTTTTTGAAGCCTTTGAGAGGGTCTAAATCTATAGGGAAAAGagattgaagatatggatttttGAGACATCTTGTAAGTTGTAATAGCTAGGAACGGAAGGGCCAAATCAGGTGAAACTGCCTTGGGGGCGTTTCTTGGTTCCAGGCCACAATCGAAGAAACGTTTCGACTGTTTCATGCAGAATAGCCCTGCTTGTTTTGCCGTTTGGTATGGATTCTTGAGAATCGGTGGAGAAACGTTTCAGATCCATGTTGCCAAATGGGCCCTAAGAAGGTGATTCAGTATAAGGAAGAATTAAGGATACCCATAGCATTCCCCCACCGTTCAATCAAGTTTAGTGGGACTCTGTAATCTTGCAAAACTGTTTCTCTTGGCATGCCTCCATCAGCCTCCTTAACTACATAAAATAACAGAGTCCTTACTCAATAGAACTAAATTGGTGAACCAGTTTCTTCAAAACATCCTgtcaattcaaaaataaacatatgCCTCAACTTACTGTCGAAGGTGGTAAGTGAACAATTCTACTTACCAAGAAACTCTCTTATAGGTTTACATACTAGCTCCAGCTCTTCTTCACCCTGATCATAGCTGCTCTGTGATGTACTGTTCAATCTCAGGCTTAGCCAATAAGGTGTCCGGAGCAATTTGTTGTTGACCGATGGATTTTGAAAACACATAGGTTCTCGTTTCGCCTGTAGATACAAGTATTGCCACGTAGGTACAGAATTTCTCAGCAAACTCCAGTGATTTTGAAGTGGCATTGAAGAATAAGAGCTGTCAGAATGCTGTGACACGACCTAGACAGGCCAAGATACTCAAAGTTCTTACCAAACAAAAGTAGCGAGGTCTAGAATATGGGACACCAAACTGTAGGGGGCTTAGAATGAATTCTTGTGTATTAAAATTTAGACTTGAAAGGACCTCCAGCAACTGGTCATGTGTATCAGACACCTGACATAAACGAATAAGACAGACTCATCCAGATCCAATGTTGAAATATTACGGTCAAAAACTAATCTTCAAAGAAAAACTTAAACCAACCTCAAATCCGACTACATTTTCCACAAACAACATTTGTGGAGGATAGCTCATGTTTTGCATGAGGTTAAGAATCTTGATGAACGAAAATGCACGAGCATCAGTTGAATGCTTttgaagtcctacatgatggTTCATCCATCAACAAAACATGCAAAAAGGAGCAGATAGAGGTACATTAAAGCTATTCGAGAAGGGAACCTTGTCGTGTGTATGGCTGGCATGGAGGAGAAAGAAGCCATGCATGTGCCTTGTATTTGTCTAGGTCGATAGCAGTGAGTGTTTGAATGTTTCCCTGTAGTTGGAAAATGATGCATATAATTCAGCTAATTAAATTATCAGAGAACTGGTCAACCAATTCATGAAACCAACCAAAAAATGACCTTAAAACTAGCACAAGAGTAGAATGACAAGATCCTTCTGGAAGGCAGGTACATAAGCAAGGTGCATAACTAAACAAAAATGAGAAAGACAAATGACCACTCTTCTCTTCCAAAGTTGATGAAGTTTGCCCTAATTTAGCTAGTAAAGAGATACTTGAAAGAATAGAGTATACCCAGAGAGTTATCCTTGGATAAGAGCACGTGAAAACCAACAATCCATGTGCCCGAACCATGGCCTAAGTTATCTATAGCCTTTTACTATTATTAGTATTACTAATATCATTTTACTTTTATATCATGTTTGTTGGCGGCTCTTGTTGGGTTtaatctctagcctaccccaacttgattgggactaaaaggctttgttgctGTTGTAAGGACAGGGAAAAGCATCCTCGATAGAACTCAGCTAGCTCATAGCCATGGTAAACTTTGTCTAATAAATGTAAACATGAGCTAACTTCTGGTCACATTATCAAGCACATATGATAAGAATTTTAATTGCATAACTGTGTTGGCGCAAGGTGCAGCCAACCTTATGAATCTTCATTGATAACTGCAATTTTTTGCCTTAGCATAACGGGCCTAGTCTAAATCTGTGCCACCCCCAAACCTGACTAAAGCAAAAATCATTTCGTCTCGATTTCAGGATTGCGAGAGCGCAGAATATTTTGGGGTCAGAGCAGAGCGCACCTGGCAAGGGCGGTGTCCGAAGTTGAGCTCGTAGACGTCGTTGGCGACGTCGTTGATGTCGAAGgcctccaccacctccgcccGCACGCCTGACGCCATCAGCGAGTACCTCTGCGAGCACAGGACGGGAGGCGCAGAAACCCTAGCTGCCGTTAGATAGGCACCGGGGGTGAGGCGGAGGAGAGAGCACAGGGTTTCAGATAGTACCATGCCGCCGATGCCGCTGTAGAACTCGAGTACCCTCCATGGAGCTGGCGCCTCCATCGCCTCCGGTCTCCGGCGGTCGCGCGGCGGCGGCTTTGTGGAAGGCTTCTGCAGCGGAATGACCTTATGGTCAACAGTCTACGCCCCTGAATCTTAATCGCGTTCTCTTCTCAAGTTCTTCAAATTCGCACGTTTTCAGGGTTTGTCAACCCATTTTCAAGAGAAAGCTCAAGTCACTCAAATTTTATGGTTCTATAATGTTTTTTGTCAGCACACGTAGTGTTTCCAACCAAAATCACCTAATTTCAAAACAAAATCGACGAacaaaaaatttgataaatgAGTAGGGGTGGCAACGAGTTAGGTTGAGATCGAGTAGAGCGAGAGCGCATCTGACTCGAAATCCGAGACCTCAAACTCAATCCAGCTTCGAAACGGTTACAAGGTGCAAAACGACCCCTGACCCTAGCAGGGACCTAACAGTGTACTGCAAAGCAGTGCATGTGAGTCGAGGCCCTCGAGTGATGGTGGCGGGGTAGGTTAGGCCGTGTGGGGTGGGTTGAGGAGAAGCTAACGAGGGAACTTGAGGAActgtctaaataatattctaattaatcattagattgattatttatataatcatgactataatgattaatcgaatgagtagtgcaaactactcgtgtggcgtgcTTTTAGATGGGGCCTAAGGATAtatgttttgtgctcaagatcgaaGTATatatctttccaacatataacatcataaccaagcttaagaagaagcgAATAATTGAAATTATATTATAAACATTAGAGTATCACCATTtataacaatttacaacaaaatattagagaagcTGCGCAGCAGAAAGGTAACACCTACTAACatcaaaagctaggtgaagctatatgcccttaggctccacccaaaagcacgtcacacgagtagtttgtattactcattcccgccacctacatTGGCGGGTGTAACACGAGCTCCTTCTCACCAGCAGAAtctgaaagagcagcatgagtatgaaggtactcgcatgACTTAATTCATATTGGGTAGatatgtacatataataacctgactctaaagattatgcattgagtcatTAGAAAGAAGTAGACAACAAGATTAAGTAAATTCCTATGTATAAGCAACCCTACCACCTATGtctgagcacctatacttaacaaaaaatctttctaccctgtaactAACTACATGCACATAAATATACATGGAATCATCTCATGTGAACCAATACCATCACCAATCATGCCCAAGAAACCATACCAAACACCCTCAATTCTAAAAACTCTACAACCGATACAAATGGatagaagtatgctcatgaccgagagtatggcaattcgaattgttcttacaccccgCAGAGGgtaactttacccacacgatttgagtccatcctcttggcccccgagacaatctttctcatacccgaaactacccacttgcacatgcccctatggcatcgGGGTTATCGCGAGGGTATCCTGGACATCTCcgctccccgccaccttactcctcctttatttttcttacgtaTCATAGGGTCGCAAGGCAAGTGTTAACACGGTGTATGATACTCATCTCATTATCCGAATATGGGTGTATGAAAAGTGCTAAAACTAACGGCACCGACGGGcggtgcttaaacaatgcaagcggtctatgacatccgggttcctctctcgAACTACACAGAGGAACTCCTCCaatgcagaagatacccctaacactgtccacatctcgcctcattctcacctTTCATACAACCAACATCATTGttattgtgtttgtaaacaataagtaaggcCTAAGCTTGCAAACATTGGTTGCActattgctcgacttctaccgatgacatatacattgctaagcatttcgaataactcttaagttagacatcaacaatattatcaagACTATAAGGATAtgaataatcaacaactcaaggtataGGTAATACAATTCAATATAGGTTGTACCCatataaacccgacatcgactcgctaaccATGCATTGATACGTAAACGGCAACTTATCAgtttagactctattcaattcaataaaggtgcaatatgcttagatgcttgccttgctgctctgatGGTTGCTTGATACTCCcggcacaacactcacagaactttGGTAGATTGGCGACGCCTTCACTCGCTTAGATCGCCGGCGTAACGCTCTTTAAACGAATCAAGAacgcattgcataaataattaaatgatggaaaagtgtgcatatgatgcatgtttgCATATTAATAGAACACCgtattttgaaaacatttgcaaaagaccaccaaatgattagggttccgAAGTTTAAAACCTCGAATAAGATAACCTAAGTGTATATAGCTTTAAGTGGATGACGGTCAGACTGGTGTtgaagtggtggtcagaccatcaCCCTACAGAATGTTTTGGCGTCTGACGGTCAGACCATTGTCTAGAGGTCAAATCGGCCCTAGTAGCCG
This region includes:
- the LOC133907109 gene encoding tRNA (cytosine(38)-C(5))-methyltransferase 2 isoform X2; translated protein: MEAPAPWRVLEFYSGIGGMRYSLMASGVRAEVVEAFDINDVANDVYELNFGHRPCQGNIQTLTAIDLDKYKAHAWLLSPPCQPYTRQGLQKHSTDARAFSFIKILNLMQNMSYPPQMLFVENVVGFEVSDTHDQLLEVLSSLNFNTQEFILSPLQFGVPYSRPRYFCLAKREPMCFQNPSVNNKLLRTPYWLSLRLNSTSQSSYDQGEEELELVCKPIREFLVKEADGGMPRETVLQDYRVPLNLIERWGNAMDIVYPESKRCCCFTKSYYRYVKGTGSLLATSEVPEQKLEISSLKELGLRFFTPQEVANLHSFPSSFNFPDHIGLRQQYAMMGNSLSVAVVGPLLRYLFAEA
- the LOC133907109 gene encoding tRNA (cytosine(38)-C(5))-methyltransferase 2 isoform X1 is translated as MEAPAPWRVLEFYSGIGGMRYSLMASGVRAEVVEAFDINDVANDVYELNFGHRPCQGNIQTLTAIDLDKYKAHAWLLSPPCQPYTRQGLQKHSTDARAFSFIKILNLMQNMSYPPQMLFVENVVGFEVSDTHDQLLEVLSSLNFNTQEFILSPLQFGVPYSRPRYFCLAKREPMCFQNPSVNNKLLRTPYWLSLRLNSTSQSSYDQGEEELELVCKPIREFLVKEADGGMPRETVLQDYRVPLNLIERWGNAMDIVYPESKRCCCFTKSYYRYVKGTGSLLATSENLKQVPEQKLEISSLKELGLRFFTPQEVANLHSFPSSFNFPDHIGLRQQYAMMGNSLSVAVVGPLLRYLFAEA